One Denticeps clupeoides chromosome 3, fDenClu1.1, whole genome shotgun sequence DNA window includes the following coding sequences:
- the adora2ab gene encoding adenosine A2a receptor b yields the protein MEPSSDASKPYGAVLNNVYIALELVIAALAVGGNVLVCWAVCVNSNLQSITNFFVVSLAVADIAVGLLAIPFAIAISTGFCANFHGCLFIACFVLVLTQSSIFSLLAIAVDRYIAIKIPLRYNSLVTGSRAKAIIAVCWVLSAIIGLTPMMGWNQRGTNVTSSDCPEGMTRCLFELVVTMDYMVYFNFFGCVLLPLLVMLAIYASIFMAARHQLRLMELKLTQVPGLGNGHHAEGSTSSRSVLQKEIHAAKSLAIIVGLFAVCWLPVHILNCFTLFYQHGPDWIMYLAIILSHGNSVVNPFIYAYRIREFRQTFRRIIRQHLFGRRDGLAAGCYGNGRSVTSMSPRISMTESSCIAGTVVNGHAVSGDSTRSLNSEALLDTMMNVPRVEYMSCGRQTTESLTSSLAQQSGHEVSSRTVMEVRDCGPMSNLALSSFCSAAKTNQSELTQVS from the exons ATGGAGCCTTCTAGTGACGCGTCCAAGCCGTACGGCGCCGTGCTGAACAATGTCTACATCGCCCTGGAGCTGGTCATCGCCGCCCTCGCGGTGGGGGGCAACGTGCTGGTGTGCTGGGCCGTGTGCGTCAACAGCAACCTGCAGAGCATCACCAACTTCTTCGTGGTGTCCCTGGCCGTGGCGGACATTGCCGTGGGCCTGCTGGCCATCCCCTTCGCCATCGCCATCAGCACGGGCTTCTGCGCCAACTTCCACGGGTGCCTCTTCATCGCCTGCTTCGTGCTGGTGCTCACGCAGAGTTCCATCTTCAGCCTGCTGGCCATCGCCGTGGACCGCTACATCGCCATCAAGATCCCACTCAG GTACAACAGTCTGGTGACGGGCAGTCGGGCCAAAGCCATCATCGCGGTGTGCTGGGTGCTGTCGGCGATCATCGGCCTGACGCCCATGATGGGCTGGAACCAGCGAGGGACCAACGTCACCAGCAGCGACTGCCCGGAGGGGATGACCAGGTGCCTGTTCGAGCTGGTGGTCACCATGGACTACATGGTCTACTTCAACTTCTTTGGCTGCGTCCTCCTGCCGCTGCTGGTCATGCTGGCCATCTACGCCAGCATCTTCATGGCCGCCCGGCACCAGCTGCGGCTGATGGAGCTCAAGCTGACGCAGGTGCCAGGACTCGGGAACGGGCACCACGCCGAGGGGTCCACCTCCTCTCGCTCCGTCCTCCAGAAGGAGATCCACGCCGCCAAGAGCCTGGCCATTATCGTAGGGCTTTTCGCCGTCTGCTGGCTGCCCGTCCACATTCTCAACTGCTTCACGCTCTTCTACCAGCACGGCCCAGACTGGATCATGTACCTGGCAATCATCCTGTCCCACGGAAACTCTGTAGTCAACCCGTTCATCTACGCCTACCGCATCCGGGAGTTCCGCCAAACCTTCAGACGCATCATCAGGCAGCACCTGTTTGGTCGGCGGGACGGATTAGCTGCCGGTTGCTATGGCAATGGCAGGTCGGTGACGAGCATGTCTCCCCGAATCAGCATGACGGAGTCCTCGTGTATCGCAGGAACTGTTGTCAACGGTCATGCCGTCAGTGGGGACAGCACTAGGAGCTTGAACTCCGAAGCTTTGCTGGACACCATGATGAACGTTCCTCGCGTGGAATACATGTCCTGCGGACGCCAGACCACGGAGAGCTTGACCTCGTCACTGGCACAACAGAGTGGACACGAGGTGAGCTCACGAACGGTCATGGAGGTCAGGGACTGCGGGCCAATGAGCAACCTCGCCTTGAGTTCCTTTTGCTCCGCAGCAAAGACGAACCAGTCTGAACTCACACAAGTTTCATGA
- the LOC114786634 gene encoding small nuclear ribonucleoprotein Sm D3, producing the protein MSIGVPIKVLHEAEGHIVTCETNTGEVYRGKLIEAEDNMNCQMSNITVTHRDGRVSQLEQVYIRGSKIRFLILPDMLKNAPMLKSMKNKNQAAGAGRGKAAILKAQVAARGRGRGGVGRGNIFQKRR; encoded by the exons ATGTCCATCGGTGTCCCCATCAAAGTCCTCCATGAGGCTGAAGGGCACATCGTGACCTGCGAGACCAACACTGGCGAGGTTTACAGGGGAAAGCTGATCGAGGCCGAGGACAACATGAACTGCCAG atgtCAAATATCACAGTCACTCACCGAGATGGTAGGGTGTCGCAGCTGGAGCAGGTCTACATCCGAGGCAGCAAGATCCGCTTCCTCATACTGCCGGACATGTTAAAGAACGCGCCTATGCTGAAGAGCATGAAGAACAAGAACCAGGCCGCGGGAGCAGGCCGGGGAAAAGCTGCCATTCTCAAGGCGCAAG TGGCTGCACGAGGCCGTGGCCGAGGAGGTGTgggcagaggaaacattttccAGAAGAGGCGATAG
- the camkk2 gene encoding calcium/calmodulin-dependent protein kinase kinase 2 isoform X2, which translates to MVAMFPCVSSWPSDSPTPGNHAPPSPAASPSSPLPASVQPLPDLLCSCTVAPSVPQSQQNMESLIVVTEYEPSAPPGQGDGIHEDEVEDMDSSETPEQSTAGMAGPPFRMASCDLLSHTVGRPEALFPGPHEGRGRLSLSDRKLSLQERSQTLTSPCGSPGLNGRYIYPSLPYSPITSPHSSPRLPRRPTVESHRVSITDLQDCVQLNQYKLKDEIGKGSYGVVKLAYNEDDNTYYAMKVLSKKRLMRQAGFPRRPPPRGAKGAPEGPHQHKGPLERVYQEIAILKKLDHPNVVKLVEVLDDPGEDHLYMVFELVKQGAVMEVPTDKPFSEEQARFYFQDLLRGIEYLHYQKIIHRDIKPSNLLVGEDGHIKIADFGVSNQFEGADALLTSTVGTPAFLAPETLSETRKNFSGKALDVWAMGVTLYCFDFGVCPFMDERILSLHQKIRTQPVELPEHADVSDDLKDLLLKMLDKNPETRITVPQIKVHPWVTRHGAEPLPPEDDNCCTLIEVTEEEVENSVKHIPSLATVILVRTMLRKRSFGNPFDWGRREDRGLSTPGAMLTKGRVSGLKYCYIHDKSR; encoded by the exons ATGGTCGCCATGTTTCCCTGCGTTTCCTCCTGGCCTTCTGATTCGCCAACGCCTGGCAACCATGCCCCGCCTTCCCCAGCTGCCTCCCCCTCCTCGCCTCTGCCTGCGTCTGTGCAGCCGCTCCCTGACCTGCTGTGCAGCTGCACTGTAGCCCCCTCAGTCCCCCAGTCCCAGCAAAACATGGAGTCCCTCATTGTAGTGACAGAGTACGAGCCCAGTGCACCCCCAGGACAGGGGGACGGCATCCATGAAGATGAGGTAGAGGACATGGACAGTTCTGAGACCCCGGAGCAGTCAACAGCAGGAATGGCAGGACCCCCATTCAGGATGGCGTCCTGCGACCTCCTCTCGCACACGGTGGGCCGCCCCGAGGCGCTGTTCCCCGGGCCACACGAGGGCCGCGGCCGCCTCAGCCTGTCGGACAGGAAACTGTCCCTGCAGGAGCGCTCACAGACGCTGACCTCGCCCTGCGGCTCACCGGGGCTCAACGGCCGCTACATTTACCCCTCGCTGCCCTACTCGCCCATCACCTCCCCTCACTCGTCCCCCCGCCTGCCACGGCGGCCCACCGTGGAGTCCCACCGCGTCTCCATCACCGACCTGCAG GATTGTGTCCAGCTGAACCAGTACAAGCTGAAGGATGAGATcggcaag GGCTCCTACGGAGTTGTCAAGCTGGCGTATAATGAAGACGACAACACCTACTAC GCGATGAAAGTCCTCTCCAAAAAGCGACTGATGAGACAGGCTGGTTTCCCAC GACGTCCTCCTCCTCGAGGTGCCAAAGGCGCTCCTGAGGGTCCACACCAACACAAAGGGCCTCTGGAGAGGGTCTATCAGGAGATTGCCATCCTAAAGAAACTGGACCACCCTAACGTAGTCAAACTGGTAGAG GTGCTGGACGACCCCGGTGAAGACCATCTGTATATGG TATTTGAGCTGGTCAAACAGGG tgcggTGATGGAGGTGCCTACTGATAAACCCTTTAGTGAGGAGCAGGCTCGTTTTTACTTCCAGGACCTTCTTAGAGGAATAGAGTACT TGCATTATCAAAAGATCATCCATCGCGACATTAAGCCTTCCAATCTGCTGGTCGGCGAGGACGGTCACATCAAGATTGCTGACTTTGGGGTCAGTAACCAGTTTGAAGGGGCGGACGCCCTGCTGACCAGCACCGTGGGAACCCCAGCTTTCCTTGCTCCCGAGACTCTTTCTGAGACCCGCAAGAACTTCTCTGGGAAG GCTCTAGATGTGTGGGCCATGGGAGTCACGTTATACTGCTTCGACTTTGGAGTG tgTCCGTTTATGGACGAGCGAATTCTGAGTCTCCATCAGAAGATCAGAACCCAGCCAGTGGAGCTGCCTGAGCA TGCAGACGTGTCTGACGACCTGAAGGACCTGCTCCTGAAAATGCTGGACAAGAACCCCGAAACAAGGATTACCGTGCCCCAAATCAAG GTTCACCCGTGGGTCACAAGACACGGAGCAGAGCCCCTGCCCCCCGAGGACGACAACTGCTGCACCCTCATTGAGGTGACGGAGGAAGAGGTGGAGAACTCGGTTAAGCACATCCCCAGCTTAGCCACGGTG ATCCTGGTCCGTACTATGCTGCGCAAGCGCTCCTTTGGGAACCCCTTTGACTGGGGTCGGAGGGAGGACCGGGGCCTGTCTACTCCTGGCGCAATGCTGAC AAAAGGCAGAGTTAGCGGTCTGAAATACTGCTACATTCATGATAAATCCAGGTAA
- the camkk2 gene encoding calcium/calmodulin-dependent protein kinase kinase 2 isoform X1: MVAMFPCVSSWPSDSPTPGNHAPPSPAASPSSPLPASVQPLPDLLCSCTVAPSVPQSQQNMESLIVVTEYEPSAPPGQGDGIHEDEVEDMDSSETPEQSTAGMAGPPFRMASCDLLSHTVGRPEALFPGPHEGRGRLSLSDRKLSLQERSQTLTSPCGSPGLNGRYIYPSLPYSPITSPHSSPRLPRRPTVESHRVSITDLQDCVQLNQYKLKDEIGKGSYGVVKLAYNEDDNTYYAMKVLSKKRLMRQAGFPRRPPPRGAKGAPEGPHQHKGPLERVYQEIAILKKLDHPNVVKLVEVLDDPGEDHLYMVFELVKQGAVMEVPTDKPFSEEQARFYFQDLLRGIEYLHYQKIIHRDIKPSNLLVGEDGHIKIADFGVSNQFEGADALLTSTVGTPAFLAPETLSETRKNFSGKALDVWAMGVTLYCFDFGVCPFMDERILSLHQKIRTQPVELPEHADVSDDLKDLLLKMLDKNPETRITVPQIKVHPWVTRHGAEPLPPEDDNCCTLIEVTEEEVENSVKHIPSLATVILVRTMLRKRSFGNPFDWGRREDRGLSTPGAMLTKQDSGEGMKSMDLPFVGEDEVLS; encoded by the exons ATGGTCGCCATGTTTCCCTGCGTTTCCTCCTGGCCTTCTGATTCGCCAACGCCTGGCAACCATGCCCCGCCTTCCCCAGCTGCCTCCCCCTCCTCGCCTCTGCCTGCGTCTGTGCAGCCGCTCCCTGACCTGCTGTGCAGCTGCACTGTAGCCCCCTCAGTCCCCCAGTCCCAGCAAAACATGGAGTCCCTCATTGTAGTGACAGAGTACGAGCCCAGTGCACCCCCAGGACAGGGGGACGGCATCCATGAAGATGAGGTAGAGGACATGGACAGTTCTGAGACCCCGGAGCAGTCAACAGCAGGAATGGCAGGACCCCCATTCAGGATGGCGTCCTGCGACCTCCTCTCGCACACGGTGGGCCGCCCCGAGGCGCTGTTCCCCGGGCCACACGAGGGCCGCGGCCGCCTCAGCCTGTCGGACAGGAAACTGTCCCTGCAGGAGCGCTCACAGACGCTGACCTCGCCCTGCGGCTCACCGGGGCTCAACGGCCGCTACATTTACCCCTCGCTGCCCTACTCGCCCATCACCTCCCCTCACTCGTCCCCCCGCCTGCCACGGCGGCCCACCGTGGAGTCCCACCGCGTCTCCATCACCGACCTGCAG GATTGTGTCCAGCTGAACCAGTACAAGCTGAAGGATGAGATcggcaag GGCTCCTACGGAGTTGTCAAGCTGGCGTATAATGAAGACGACAACACCTACTAC GCGATGAAAGTCCTCTCCAAAAAGCGACTGATGAGACAGGCTGGTTTCCCAC GACGTCCTCCTCCTCGAGGTGCCAAAGGCGCTCCTGAGGGTCCACACCAACACAAAGGGCCTCTGGAGAGGGTCTATCAGGAGATTGCCATCCTAAAGAAACTGGACCACCCTAACGTAGTCAAACTGGTAGAG GTGCTGGACGACCCCGGTGAAGACCATCTGTATATGG TATTTGAGCTGGTCAAACAGGG tgcggTGATGGAGGTGCCTACTGATAAACCCTTTAGTGAGGAGCAGGCTCGTTTTTACTTCCAGGACCTTCTTAGAGGAATAGAGTACT TGCATTATCAAAAGATCATCCATCGCGACATTAAGCCTTCCAATCTGCTGGTCGGCGAGGACGGTCACATCAAGATTGCTGACTTTGGGGTCAGTAACCAGTTTGAAGGGGCGGACGCCCTGCTGACCAGCACCGTGGGAACCCCAGCTTTCCTTGCTCCCGAGACTCTTTCTGAGACCCGCAAGAACTTCTCTGGGAAG GCTCTAGATGTGTGGGCCATGGGAGTCACGTTATACTGCTTCGACTTTGGAGTG tgTCCGTTTATGGACGAGCGAATTCTGAGTCTCCATCAGAAGATCAGAACCCAGCCAGTGGAGCTGCCTGAGCA TGCAGACGTGTCTGACGACCTGAAGGACCTGCTCCTGAAAATGCTGGACAAGAACCCCGAAACAAGGATTACCGTGCCCCAAATCAAG GTTCACCCGTGGGTCACAAGACACGGAGCAGAGCCCCTGCCCCCCGAGGACGACAACTGCTGCACCCTCATTGAGGTGACGGAGGAAGAGGTGGAGAACTCGGTTAAGCACATCCCCAGCTTAGCCACGGTG ATCCTGGTCCGTACTATGCTGCGCAAGCGCTCCTTTGGGAACCCCTTTGACTGGGGTCGGAGGGAGGACCGGGGCCTGTCTACTCCTGGCGCAATGCTGAC GAAACAGGACAGTGGGGAAGGCATGAAAAGCATGGATCTGCCCTTCGTGGGCGAGGATGAAGTGCTGTCCTGA